In a genomic window of Deltaproteobacteria bacterium:
- a CDS encoding IS110 family transposase: MREKGYFVGIDVSKAFLDVAVALEGKSWRVSNDQAGIAHLVERLKAMSPEVVVLEASGGYEMLVVGAMGVANLPVARVNPRHVRDFAKASGRLAKTDKIDAFVLASFGEVMRPEVRPLKDEQSQELQALLTRRSQLVEMLISEKNRLGTCLEKRVRKDIMKHISWLKKRIEEVEKDLESRIKASPIWREKEAIMRSVPGVGPILSLTLLAELPELGTLSHKKISSLVGLAPFNCDSGKFKGKRRIWGGRAKVRTALFMATMAATRFNPIIRSFYQRLLLAGKPFKVAITACMHKLLIILNAMMHHRSLWLSRNST; encoded by the coding sequence GGAAAAGGGATATTTTGTAGGCATAGATGTTTCCAAGGCTTTTTTGGATGTGGCAGTGGCTTTAGAGGGGAAGAGTTGGAGGGTTTCCAACGACCAAGCAGGCATAGCACATCTGGTGGAGAGGTTGAAGGCCATGAGCCCTGAGGTGGTGGTTTTGGAGGCCAGCGGTGGGTATGAGATGCTGGTGGTAGGGGCCATGGGTGTGGCTAATCTTCCCGTGGCGAGGGTAAATCCTCGCCATGTGAGGGATTTTGCCAAGGCCTCAGGCAGGCTGGCCAAGACCGACAAGATTGACGCTTTTGTGCTGGCCAGCTTTGGTGAGGTCATGAGGCCCGAGGTTCGCCCCCTCAAGGATGAACAGAGCCAGGAGCTCCAAGCCCTGCTTACCAGGAGAAGCCAGTTAGTAGAGATGCTCATCTCCGAGAAAAACCGGCTGGGAACATGTCTTGAGAAGCGGGTGAGAAAAGACATTATGAAGCATATAAGCTGGCTTAAGAAGCGCATAGAGGAGGTGGAGAAAGACCTCGAAAGTCGCATCAAAGCAAGTCCCATCTGGAGGGAGAAAGAGGCCATCATGAGGAGTGTGCCAGGGGTAGGCCCCATCCTCTCCCTAACCCTTTTGGCCGAGCTGCCTGAGCTTGGCACCTTAAGCCATAAGAAGATATCTTCCCTGGTGGGCCTTGCCCCCTTCAACTGCGACAGCGGAAAATTCAAAGGCAAAAGACGCATCTGGGGTGGGAGGGCAAAAGTGCGCACGGCTTTATTTATGGCCACCATGGCCGCCACACGCTTCAACCCCATCATCAGGAGCTTTTACCAAAGACTTCTCCTTGCAGGCAAACCTTTTAAAGTAGCTATCACCGCTTGCATGCATAAACTTTTGATCATCCTCAACGCCATGATGCACCATCGCTCCCTGTGGCTCTCTCGTAACTCAACATGA